Genomic DNA from Halorussus rarus:
TCATGCCGTTCCCCAAGGACGAAGTGACCGCGTTCCTCGAGGACGTCGACGAGGCGCTGGTCGTCGAGATGAACGCGTCGGCCCAGTTCCGCCGGCACGTCCAGGGCCAGCTCGGCCGCTTCGGCGAGAAGCTGTACAGCCTGCTCAAGTACGACGGCAACCCCTTCGAGCCCGAGGAGGTCGTCTCCGGCTTCGAGAGCCGGCTCGGCGGGGAGGCCGACCTGAGCGAGTACAACGTCCGCATCGAGTCCGCGACGGGTGATTAACATGAGTGCATTCAACGCAATCGGCGAGGAGCGCGAGATCGACAGAGACGAGTTCACCCCGGAGATCGAGCCCCAGGCGACGTGGTGTCCGGGCTGCGGCGACTTCGGCGTCCTGAAGGCGCTGAAGCAGGCGATGCCCGAGGTCGGCCGCACCCCCGAGGAGACCCTGCTGGTCACGGGAATCGGCTGTTCCGGAAAGCTCTCGAGCTACTTCCGGAGCTACGGCTTCCACTCCATCCACGGCCGGTCGCTCCCCGTGGCCCGCGCGGCGAAGCTCGCCAACCCCGACCTCGAGGTCATCGCGGCGGGCGGCGACGGCGACGGCTACGGCATCGGCGGGAACCACTTCATGCACACCGCCCGCGAGAACCACGACATGACCTACATCGTCTTCGACAACGAGATCTTCGGGCTCACGAAGGGCCAGACGTCCCCGACCAGCCCGAAGGGCCACAAGTCGAAGACCCAGCCCCACGGTAGCGCAAAGCAGCCGATCCGGCCGCTGTCGCTCGCGCTGACCTCCGGGGCGTCGTACGTCGCTCGGACCGCGGCGGTCAACCCCAACCAGGCCAAGGAGATCCTGGCGGAGGCGATGGAGCACGACGGGTTCGCCCACGTCGACTTCCTGACCCAGTGTCCGACCTGGAACAAGGACGCCAAGCAGTACGTCCCGTACATCGACGTGCAGGACAGCGACGACTACGACTTCGACATCACCGACCGCGGCGAGGCGTCGGAGATGATGCAGGAGGCCGAGGACGCCCTCTACGAGGGCACCGTACTCACCGGCCGGTTCTACCGCGACGCCGACCGTCCGTCCTACCAGGAGGAGAAGCAGGCCACGGGCGACATGCCCGAGGAACCGCTGGCCGAGCGGTACTTCGACGAGGACTACGAGTGGGAGCGCAGCTACGACCTGCTCGAGCGCCACAAGTAAGCCGCGCTCGTGGTTCGGCCCCGCCGCTTTCTTCGTATTTTATCCCGTCAGCGACTGCGTCACTCGTCGCGGACTGCGAGAGAGCTCTGTTCGCTTCGACAGCTTCCCTTCTCTTAGCCGTCTTCCCCGCCACTCTCTCCATCTCCGCCTTCCTCGCCGCCCAAACTACCTTCCTCTCCGCCACCGCCAATCGCACCTTCCTCACCGCCTTCTTCTCCGCCGCTTTCGCCACCCTCCTCCCCGCTGCCTTCTTCCCCGCCGTTCTCTCCGCCCTCCTCGCCACCGCCTTCTTCACCGCCACCGCCGGGCATCCCGCAGCCGGCGAGTACGGCGACGGCTCCGGCGAGCGAGAGTCGAACGAATCGTCGTCGCGAGCGTCGGACCATACCGCGCGAACGCCCCCGACTTCCGAAAAGGGAGGGTACCGTTCCGGCCCGACGGCTGCCACCGTTCCGCCGCGTTCGTCCGGTTGCGGTCGGTGGGTCCGCGCAACGACTCGTTCCCGTTCGACGGACCGGAGTAAGCTCGACGCAACTCGGCCGAACGCGCGTTCGGTCGGAACGCAAACCGTTTTCCCATTCGGAAGGTATTTTTTCCCGTATCCGAAATACACTGGTAATGAGCACGCAGTCCACGGAGGACCGGATTCTATCGGTCCTCGAAGAGGACGCTCAGGCGTCCTACGCCGAGATAGCGGAACGGGCGAACGTCTCGAAGCCCACGGTCCGCAAGTACATCGAAAAGCTCGAAGACGAGGGGGTCATCGTGGGGTACTCCGCCGAGATCGACCCGAAGAAGCTCTCCAGCAAGTCCATCGCGATGGTCGGCATCGAGGTCGCCAGCGAGGAGTACGTCGACGCGACCCGCGAACTCAAGGAGCTCGACGAGGTCGAGACCCTCTACTCCTCGTCGGGCGACCACATGCTCATGGCCGAGGTCCGGGCGGCGGACGGCGACGCCGTCGGCGAGGTCATCAGCGAGAAGATCCTGAACGTCGAGGGCGTGACCGCGGCCCACCCGTCGTTCCTCCAGGAGCGTCTGAAGTAAGGGTCCTTTCGGAGGCCGTGAAGCCGGGGTTTCCTTCGCAGGGGTGGGGTTCCCTTCCCAGGGGCCGGGGTTATCTCCACAAGGGTCGGTGATTCCGGGGATGCGGAATGTCTCGCCCAGCCAGGAAAGGTCCCACTACAGCTGTTAACGGTCGACGAGGAATCGACGTTCGAAGACGACGAGGACTGCGTCCGTCGGCATCGACGGTTCGGGATAACCGATAGCTACCGAATCCGATTCCGCTCTCAGTCCGCGGCCGAGAGCTCGACGCTCGCCAGCGCGCGCTGGATGCGCTCCGAGGCCTCGGCCAGCCGCTCGGCGCTGTTGGCGTACGACACCCGCAGGCACTCCTCGGCGTTCGTGCCGAAGTCGGGGCCGGGCGTCATCGCCACGCCCGCCTCCTCGAGGAAGAAGTCCGCGGCGTCGAAGGCGTCCCCGGGTAGATCGCTCACGTCGATGAGCAGGTAGTACGCGCCGCCGGGGGTGTACCCCATGCTCAGCCCCCAGTCCTCGACCTCGCTCACGAGGTAGTCCCGGCGCTCGCGGTAGGTGTCCCGGACCTCGTCGAGGAAGTCCGCACCCGATTCGAGCGCCGCGACGCCGCCGGACTGGACGAAGTTGGGCGCGCAGATGAGCGTGTTCTGCGCGATGCGGTTGACGTGACCGACGTACTCCGGCGGCGCGACCATCCAGCCGAGCCGCCACCCGGTCATCGCGAACCGCTTCGAGAAGCCGTCGAGCACGAAGGCGTCGTCGGTGTACTCCAGCACGGTGTGGTCCTCGCCCTCGTAGGTCAGCCCGTGGTACACCTCGTCGGAGACCACGGTGGCGTCGTTCTCGGCGGCCAGGTCGACCAGCTCCTCCAGCGTCGAGCCCTCGAGCACCGCGCCGGTCGGGTTTGCGGGCGAGTTGAGCAGCAGCGCCTCGGTCTCCGGGCCAAGGACGCGGTCGAACTCGCTCGCGCGCGGCCGGAACCCCTCGTCGGCCGACAGCGGGACCGTCGAGATGCGCCCGCCGGTCTGGCGGACGAAGTTGGGGTAGCAGGCGTAGTACGGGTCGGTCAGCACCACCTCGTCGCCGGGGTCGACCAGCGACGAGAACGCCAGCAGCAGCGCGGGCGACGACCCCGAGGTGACGACGATGCGCTCGGGGTCGACGTCAACGCCGTACCGCCGGTCGTAGTAGGCCGCGATGGCCCGCCGGAGCTCGGGCTTGCCCCGCGAGGAGGTGTAACCGGTCTCGCCTGCGCGGAGCGCTGCGACCGCTGCCTCGGTGACTGCCGCCGGAGTGTCGAAGTCGGGTTCGCCCACTTCGAGGTGTACCACGTCGTCCATCCGGTTGGCCCGTTCGAGCACGTCCATCGCGGCGAACGGGGTCGTCCGAGTCGCGCGCTCCGAAACCATGTAGAGAGGCAAGACGGTACGGGAATATAAACCCTCGATGTGACAGTCAGTATTTGCCGGTCGAATCCGTCACCGCCGCGAGAGTTTTGTCGCCGGTGGCACTACCTCCGACCGTGCCAACCTACCAGCGCGAGGTCCGGGTCGACGCGCCGCTCGACGACGTGTGGGCGTTCCACTCCCGAATCGGGGGACTGGAGGCACTTACGCCCGACTGGATGCACCTCCGGGTCGAGGGCGTCCGCGGGCCGGACGGCGACGAGCGCGACGCCGACGCCGAACTGACGGCCGGGTCCGAAATCGACCTGTCGGTGCGACCGTTCGGCGTCGGGCCCCGCCAGCGGTGGACGTCGCGCATCGTCCGTAGCGAGGAGAGCGACGGCGCGGCGGTCTTCGAGGACGTGATGGACGACGGCCCGTTCCCCGCGTGGCGACACGCCCACCAGTTCTACGCCGTCGACGAGCGCACCACGCTCGTCCGCGACCGAGTGACGTACGAGCTTCCGATCGTTCGCGGCCTGCTCGGACCGCTCGGCCGGTTGGGCTTCGAGCCGATGTTCCGCGAGCGCCACCGCCGGACGAGGCGGGCTCTCGAGGGCTGGCGACCGGCCGACGGGGACTCACGCGCCGAGCATCAGCGGTCCGAGTAACACCCCCATCAGGTGGACCCGGCGGGCGCCGTACCGCGCGGGGACGAGGCCCACCAGCGTCGCCACGCCGAAGACGGCGACCCCGACGACCCCGGCGAACAGCCAGCTCAGTCCGGCCAGCAGGACGAGCACGGCCGCCGAGAGCCGGAACTGGTCGACCGCCCCGGCCGCCCGGAGGTAGCGGTCGCCGACCCCGAGCACCAGCAGGAAGCCCGCGACCCCGGCGACGCCCGCGGTCGCGAGCAGGAGCGGGAGGTTCACGGGCGCGCCGGCCTCCCGCAGCGCGACCATGACGCCGGTCCGGGGCGTGCCGAGCGCCGCGAGCGCGAACAGCGCGAAAATCGTGTTGGCGGTGTTGACGCCGCTGGTGGTCACCACGAACCCGCGGGCGTCGGTCGACCCGGGGACGACCGCCAGCGCCAATACAGCTGCGACCGCGGCCGAGACCCCCGGGAGGTAGCCGACGACCGCGCCCGCGACGCTCCCGGTCAGTGCCGTGACCCAGACGGACCGCCGGGAGGTCGCGATTTCCGCGTCGGCCTGCTCGGGGACGCCGGACCCGGAACAGGCCTCGATGAGGACCGGCGCGCCGAACAGCCCGGCGAACAGCGGCGTGAGCATCCCGCCGGCGTCGAGGGGCGCGGCGGGCGCGAGGTCGAGCGTCGCGTGACCGAGCGCGGCGCTGCCGAAGAAGGCAGCCAGGGCCCCCGCGGTCGCCCGGAGCGACCCCTCGGTGAGCAGCAGGAAGGCGACGACCAGCCCGAGAACGATCGGGAGGTGGGCGCGCACGACGGGGTAGGCGACCGTCATGGCGCGGGTGACCGGAATCGCGAGCGGGACCGCGAACGCGACCGCGAGTCCGCTCCCGAGCGCCGAGAGCCGCACCGCCTCCCGGCCCCGACCCGCGATGACGAGGCGGTGGCCCGGCAGGGCGGTGGCGGCCATCGCGGCGTCGGGCACCCCGAGCGCCAGCGCCGGCACCGCGTCGAGGAACGAGTGGACCACGCCGGCCGCGAGCATCGCCGCGCCGACGAGCCGGGGCGGGCCGGGCACCGCGGGCGCGACCGACGCCAGCAGCAGCGCGAGGTTGTTGACGTGGAGGCCCGGCGTCAGCCCGCTGAGCGCGCCGAGCGCGATGCCGCCGAGGACGAACGCCAGCACCGCGACTGACGCTCCCACTTCGAGTCCGACTCTCGCGCCGAGTGCCTCCATCGGGACGGCTTCGTCCCGTTCTCGGATTTAAGGGTTCGTGCGCTGGTCGGCGACCGGAGGTCTCTGACGGCGGGGGTCGCCACGTAGCTACCGCTCCCTGGTTGCTCGCGAAAGAAAAACCGAGTTCCTGGGCGTCGAGCCGACTCAGCCGAAGAGTTCGCCGAGGCCCTCGCCGCTGGCCTCTTCGTCCTCGTCTTCCTCTTCTTCGGCCGCTTCCTCTTCTTCTTCCTCGCCACCTTCGGCCTCTTCGCTATCCTCGTCGGCACCGCCCTCGGCGGCAGCGCCGCCCGCGGCGGCGCCGCCGGCGGGCACGGCCGCGGCCTGCTCGACGGCCTCGTCGATGTCGACGTCCTCCAGCGCGGCGACGAGCGCCTTGACGCGGGACTCCTCGACGTCGACGCCGGCGGCGTCGAGGACGCCGGTGAGGTTGTCTTCGTTGATCTCTTCGCCCGATTCGTTCAGGATGAGTGCAGCGTAAACGTATTCCATTGTTGTAGTCTGAAGGTTGGTTGGTTATCCGAACATCGCGCCGAGGCCCTCGCCACCGCCGGAGTCGTCGTCATCGTCGTCCTCCTCGTCGGCGTCGGCCTCGTCGGCGTCGGATTCGGTGTCTTCGTCGCTCGATTCGTCTTCGGTCTCGGCCTCGGTCTCGGCGCCCGCGGCGGGCGCTTCGACGTCGGCGAGCTCGTCAGGCAGCGCCTCCTCGTCGTCGATCTGCGCCGCGAGCGCGCGGAGCTGACCGTCGGCCTTGCTCACGAGGTCCGGCACGACGTCCGGGCTCTCGATCTCGGCCTGGAGGCCGAGGCTCTTGGCCTCGCCCTCGGCCTTCTGGACGAGCGTCGGCGTGGTCTGGGCGGTCGGGAAGACCGCGTTGACCGAGAGGTTCCGGGCGCGGGCCGCCGCGGCCTCGACGTCGGCGCGGTACTCCTCGACGTCGATGGCCAGCTCGTCGGCCTCGAACATGACGCCGTCGGAGAAGACCGCTTCGAGGTCCAGGCCCACTTCCTTCGGCTCCATGCCGAGTTCCGCGAGCACGTTGGCGACGTCCTCCGAGACCTCCTCGCCCTCCTCGGCGACGACGCTGTCCTCGGTGACGTGGATGGAACCCTCCATGATGCGAGCCGCCGCACCGATGGACTGGAGTTCGCCCACGAACGGGCCCGGGTCGACGCCCGTGTCGCCCTCGGGGATGAGGATGTCGTTGGGCGCGACCTCGCCCGCGCCGATCGGGGCGGGGCTCTTCGACGCTTCGAGCTGCTTGTACAGCCCGAAGGGGTTGTCGTTCGTGCCGATGAGGCCGACCTCGCCGGCCACGTACTCCTTGAGCGCCTCCACGCCCTCGT
This window encodes:
- a CDS encoding SRPBCC family protein, producing MPTYQREVRVDAPLDDVWAFHSRIGGLEALTPDWMHLRVEGVRGPDGDERDADAELTAGSEIDLSVRPFGVGPRQRWTSRIVRSEESDGAAVFEDVMDDGPFPAWRHAHQFYAVDERTTLVRDRVTYELPIVRGLLGPLGRLGFEPMFRERHRRTRRALEGWRPADGDSRAEHQRSE
- a CDS encoding tripartite tricarboxylate transporter permease; protein product: MEALGARVGLEVGASVAVLAFVLGGIALGALSGLTPGLHVNNLALLLASVAPAVPGPPRLVGAAMLAAGVVHSFLDAVPALALGVPDAAMAATALPGHRLVIAGRGREAVRLSALGSGLAVAFAVPLAIPVTRAMTVAYPVVRAHLPIVLGLVVAFLLLTEGSLRATAGALAAFFGSAALGHATLDLAPAAPLDAGGMLTPLFAGLFGAPVLIEACSGSGVPEQADAEIATSRRSVWVTALTGSVAGAVVGYLPGVSAAVAAVLALAVVPGSTDARGFVVTTSGVNTANTIFALFALAALGTPRTGVMVALREAGAPVNLPLLLATAGVAGVAGFLLVLGVGDRYLRAAGAVDQFRLSAAVLVLLAGLSWLFAGVVGVAVFGVATLVGLVPARYGARRVHLMGVLLGPLMLGA
- a CDS encoding 50S ribosomal protein L10 encodes the protein MSAEAERKTETIPQWKREEVDDIVDLIEGYSSVGIVNVTGIPSRQLQTMRRNLHGSAELRISRNTLLNRALDEVDEGVEALKEYVAGEVGLIGTNDNPFGLYKQLEASKSPAPIGAGEVAPNDILIPEGDTGVDPGPFVGELQSIGAAARIMEGSIHVTEDSVVAEEGEEVSEDVANVLAELGMEPKEVGLDLEAVFSDGVMFEADELAIDVEEYRADVEAAAARARNLSVNAVFPTAQTTPTLVQKAEGEAKSLGLQAEIESPDVVPDLVSKADGQLRALAAQIDDEEALPDELADVEAPAAGAETEAETEDESSDEDTESDADEADADEEDDDDDDSGGGEGLGAMFG
- the lrpA1 gene encoding HTH-type transcriptional regulator LrpA1, which codes for MSTQSTEDRILSVLEEDAQASYAEIAERANVSKPTVRKYIEKLEDEGVIVGYSAEIDPKKLSSKSIAMVGIEVASEEYVDATRELKELDEVETLYSSSGDHMLMAEVRAADGDAVGEVISEKILNVEGVTAAHPSFLQERLK
- a CDS encoding thiamine pyrophosphate-dependent enzyme, whose product is MSAFNAIGEEREIDRDEFTPEIEPQATWCPGCGDFGVLKALKQAMPEVGRTPEETLLVTGIGCSGKLSSYFRSYGFHSIHGRSLPVARAAKLANPDLEVIAAGGDGDGYGIGGNHFMHTARENHDMTYIVFDNEIFGLTKGQTSPTSPKGHKSKTQPHGSAKQPIRPLSLALTSGASYVARTAAVNPNQAKEILAEAMEHDGFAHVDFLTQCPTWNKDAKQYVPYIDVQDSDDYDFDITDRGEASEMMQEAEDALYEGTVLTGRFYRDADRPSYQEEKQATGDMPEEPLAERYFDEDYEWERSYDLLERHK
- the rpl12p gene encoding 50S ribosomal protein P1; translation: MEYVYAALILNESGEEINEDNLTGVLDAAGVDVEESRVKALVAALEDVDIDEAVEQAAAVPAGGAAAGGAAAEGGADEDSEEAEGGEEEEEEAAEEEEDEDEEASGEGLGELFG
- a CDS encoding pyridoxal phosphate-dependent aminotransferase, coding for MVSERATRTTPFAAMDVLERANRMDDVVHLEVGEPDFDTPAAVTEAAVAALRAGETGYTSSRGKPELRRAIAAYYDRRYGVDVDPERIVVTSGSSPALLLAFSSLVDPGDEVVLTDPYYACYPNFVRQTGGRISTVPLSADEGFRPRASEFDRVLGPETEALLLNSPANPTGAVLEGSTLEELVDLAAENDATVVSDEVYHGLTYEGEDHTVLEYTDDAFVLDGFSKRFAMTGWRLGWMVAPPEYVGHVNRIAQNTLICAPNFVQSGGVAALESGADFLDEVRDTYRERRDYLVSEVEDWGLSMGYTPGGAYYLLIDVSDLPGDAFDAADFFLEEAGVAMTPGPDFGTNAEECLRVSYANSAERLAEASERIQRALASVELSAAD